The genomic stretch TCTTCACCGAAAGGAATCAACCGCTGTTTATTTCTCTTCCCTGTCACTTTTATCAGAGATGCAGAGAAATCGACATCCACGTCATTCAGCCCTATTAACTCGGAAAGCCGCATGCCTGTAGCATAAAACATTTCCAATACCATTCTATCCCGACAACCTGTAAAATCCTCCTTAAAAGGAACATCATCCAAAAGTCGGTCCATTTCACGTTCTTTCAGAAATACAGGAAGAGGCTTCTTGTTTTTCGGACCAATGATTTTCAACATCGGATCCTCCCCTATCACACCTTTCTTTAGAAGGAAACGATAAAACGATCGGAGTGAACTCAGTTTCCGATTTACAGAAGCAGATGTATATCCGTCCTCTATCAGGTTCATCACCCAACCACGAACCAAATCAGCATCTACCGTTGTAAAATCGACATTCTCATCTTTTCCCCTGATGTATTCTTCAAACTTAATCAGATCTATTCCATAACTAACTATTGTTTTCTCAGAATAGTTTCTTTCAAACCGAAGATAATCCAAAAAAGAGTCTGTCATCATAAGAAACGTCGCTTATCAATTCAGCAACGAATATATGAAAAAGAATTCAATTATTCAAAGAATGTGCGAGTTTTTAATTATTCTTCTACTTGCTGAAGTTTCTGAACATAGATAGCACGTTCTCTTTTCAGCCTGTTCAATACAGACGGCTTGTCAAACTGCTGTCTAGCTCTTAGTTCTTTTACAACACCTGTTTTCTCAAATTTTCTTTTGAACTTCTTCAGCGCTTTTTCAATGTTTTCGCCTTCTTTTACTGGTACTACAATCATTGTTTTTAATTATTAAATATGTTGTTATTAATATTTTCAGATAGTCAAATTGCGGCGCAAAATTACACATACTTTCTTTATTTACAAAACTTTCCGCAATTATTTATTTAAAATAATCTAGAAATCGTATCTTTGCTTTCCAGTACAAACCATTATAAACCTATTAAAATGAAATCGGAAATTATAAATAGAATAGTTAGTCTGCGCAATTTCATGCGTAAACACAAGCTTTCAGCCTTTATTATCCCCAGTACGGACCCCCACTCGGGAGAGTATATCCCCAAACATTGGGAAGCACGTAAATGGATATCAGGTTTCACAGGTTCGGCAGGTACAGTTGTCGTAACGCTGGATAAAGCCGGACTTTGGACAGATTCACGCTATTTTCTTCAAGCGACCGCACAATTGGAAAACACAGGCATTACTTTATTCAAAGAACGATTACCGGAAACTCCTTCCATTGTAGAGTGGTTGGGCTGTGTATTGAATTCAGAAGATAATGTGGGTATAGACGGTTGGGTTAACAGCTATCAAGAAACAAGCAACTTACAGAAAGAATTAGAAAAAAAACAGATACACTTAACCCTTACTCCCGATCCATTCAATGAATTATGGACAGACCGGCCTGCATTGCCCGACAACAAAGTTTTTATACATGAATTGAAATATGCCGGTCTCAGTTGCAAGGATAAAATCACTCAAATACAAGAAGCCACCCGTCGTAACAGTTGCACAGGCATTCTAATTTCTGCACTGGATGAAGTGGCATGGACTCTAAACTTGCGGGGAAGTGACGTACACTGCAATCCGGTTTTTGTGAGTTACCTTCTCATCACGGAATATAGTTCCACCTTATATATAATAGAGAATAAACTGTCAGATGAAGTAAAAGACTATCTAGCAGAAAACGGAGTTACAGTGAAACCTTATTCAACAATTGAAAAAGATTTAAAAGATTTTACCGGCAAACTCCTGTTGTCAGCTAGTATCAATGCAGCCATTCATGCAGCAGCCTGCACCCATTCTTTAATAGAAATAGCTCCTTCACCTGTACTTTTTTTAAAAGCGGTAAAGAATGAGACGGAAATAGAAGGCTTCCATCGCGCTATGAAACGCGACGGAATAGCCATGGTTAAATTTCTCCGCTGGCTGAAAACAGCTGTTTCTACTGGAAATGAAACTGAAATAAGTATAGATAAGAAATTATACGAATTCCGTGCCGGACAAGACTACTTCAATGGTATCAGTTTTGACACCATTGCCGGATATAAAGATCATGGCGCTATTGTTCACTATGAAGCAAGCCCCGAAACCGATATCCCCTTAAAACCTGAAGGTATGCTGCTGCTGGACAGTGGAGCACAATATTTGGACGGAACAACTGATATTACCCGTACCATCGTTTTAGGAGCGCTCACGAAAGAAGAAAAAACGGATTACACATTAGTCTTAAAAGGATTTATCCAACTCTCAATGGCTCAATTTCCACATGGAACTTGCGGAACACAACTAGATGCGCTGGCCCGCCTCCCTATGTGGAAAGCCGGAATCAACTACCTGCATGGAACAGGCCACGGTGTAGGTTGTTTCCTGAATGTACACGAAGGTCCTCACCAATTCCGCATGAACCACATGCCAGCCTTACTTGTTCCAGGCATGACAGTAACCAACGAGCCCGGTATATATAAAGCCGGCCGTCATGGAGTACGTACGGAAAATACCATGTTAATTGTTCCGTCACAAGAGACAGAATTCGGTACTTACTATAAATTCGAACCACTTACCCTCTGCCCTATTGACAAAGAAGCCATCCTAACAGATATGCTGAGCGATGAAGAAATAACATGGTTCAACCAATATCATGAAAAAGTTTACAATTGTTTGAGCCCGGAATTGAACAACGAGGAACGCGAGTGGTTAAAAGAAGTAACATCTCCTTTAAAACGGTAGAAATTAATTATGGCACTTATAAAATCAGTAAGAGGATTCACTCCAAAAATCGGCGAAAACTGTTATTTAGCCGATAATGCCACTATTATTGGTGATGTTGTAATCGGAAAAGATTGCAGCATTTGGTTTAACGCCGTATTACGCGGCGATGTTAATGCTATCCGCATAGGCAACCGCGTAAATATCCAGGATGGCAGTGTAGTACACACACTATATCAAAAATCAGTTGTAGAAATCGGGAATGATGTTTCTGTAGGACATAATGTAACCATACATGGCGCGACTATAAAAGACGGCGCTCTGATTGGAATGGGCTCTACCGTACTAGACCACGCTGTCATAGGTGAAGGAGCTATTGTAGCTGCTGGAGCACTAGTACTCAGTAACACCGTCATCGAACCTGGAAGCCTATGGGCAGGAGTTCCAGCCAAATTCGTCAAAAAAATTCCCGAGGCACAGAGCAAAGAGCTCAATCAGAAAATTGCCAATGGATATTTAATGTATGCTTCCTGGTTTAAGGAGGAAGAAAAATAATTCTACATATAAAGAAAAGTTAGTATTCATTTAAAATGATTGATTATGAAAAAAATTATTATTGCAGCATGCATGACGCTTTTAAGTTTTAGTTCTGTTTTTGCACAAAAAGGAAAGCAAGCTATTGGTGGTAATCTAAGTTATGGAACTGAAATAGAGAGTATTGGTCTTGGTCTGAAATATCAATATAATATTACTGATCAAATCAGAATCGAGCCATCTATGAATTACTTTTTTAAAAATGACGGACT from Phocaeicola dorei encodes the following:
- a CDS encoding aminopeptidase P family protein is translated as MKSEIINRIVSLRNFMRKHKLSAFIIPSTDPHSGEYIPKHWEARKWISGFTGSAGTVVVTLDKAGLWTDSRYFLQATAQLENTGITLFKERLPETPSIVEWLGCVLNSEDNVGIDGWVNSYQETSNLQKELEKKQIHLTLTPDPFNELWTDRPALPDNKVFIHELKYAGLSCKDKITQIQEATRRNSCTGILISALDEVAWTLNLRGSDVHCNPVFVSYLLITEYSSTLYIIENKLSDEVKDYLAENGVTVKPYSTIEKDLKDFTGKLLLSASINAAIHAAACTHSLIEIAPSPVLFLKAVKNETEIEGFHRAMKRDGIAMVKFLRWLKTAVSTGNETEISIDKKLYEFRAGQDYFNGISFDTIAGYKDHGAIVHYEASPETDIPLKPEGMLLLDSGAQYLDGTTDITRTIVLGALTKEEKTDYTLVLKGFIQLSMAQFPHGTCGTQLDALARLPMWKAGINYLHGTGHGVGCFLNVHEGPHQFRMNHMPALLVPGMTVTNEPGIYKAGRHGVRTENTMLIVPSQETEFGTYYKFEPLTLCPIDKEAILTDMLSDEEITWFNQYHEKVYNCLSPELNNEEREWLKEVTSPLKR
- a CDS encoding tyrosine-type recombinase/integrase → MMTDSFLDYLRFERNYSEKTIVSYGIDLIKFEEYIRGKDENVDFTTVDADLVRGWVMNLIEDGYTSASVNRKLSSLRSFYRFLLKKGVIGEDPMLKIIGPKNKKPLPVFLKEREMDRLLDDVPFKEDFTGCRDRMVLEMFYATGMRLSELIGLNDVDVDFSASLIKVTGKRNKQRLIPFGEELRRAMFVYLKIRNEVLPEKAGAFFVLKNGKRMYPGKVYLLVKRNLSKVVSLKKRSPHVLRHTFATAMLNNEAELGAVKELLGHSSLTTTEIYTHTTFEELKKVYEQAHPRA
- the rpsU gene encoding 30S ribosomal protein S21 yields the protein MIVVPVKEGENIEKALKKFKRKFEKTGVVKELRARQQFDKPSVLNRLKRERAIYVQKLQQVEE
- a CDS encoding gamma carbonic anhydrase family protein; the protein is MALIKSVRGFTPKIGENCYLADNATIIGDVVIGKDCSIWFNAVLRGDVNAIRIGNRVNIQDGSVVHTLYQKSVVEIGNDVSVGHNVTIHGATIKDGALIGMGSTVLDHAVIGEGAIVAAGALVLSNTVIEPGSLWAGVPAKFVKKIPEAQSKELNQKIANGYLMYASWFKEEEK